The Primulina huaijiensis isolate GDHJ02 chromosome 9, ASM1229523v2, whole genome shotgun sequence genomic interval ATTGTGAGTTTCCACGtcgtaaaaaaataaataaattgagttAGTTATCCAACAAATAATTTTAGCAATATCAACTTATATACCATTTttagagtttgaaatttttgcGTGTGAGAGACTCGTTTATTGGTATCAAGTTTTgccatatttaaattaaagtaaaaatttgtatgagacgatctcacgggtcgtattttgtgagactgatctcttatttgagtcattcatgaaaaagtattactttttatgctaagagtattattttttattgtaaatatcggtaggattgatttgtctcacagataaagatccgtgagatcgtctcacacgaCACCTActattaaattaaaagaaacGTCACTTCAATTTCAAATGGCACGACAGAAAGACTGTTGATATTGTCAAAAATGGCTGTATATTTTGTTCCTAGTCAATGTATTTGATTGCAAATGTCGCCATACATACCTTTAGTCAACATTTTACATTATACACGTGAGAGACCTCAAACTAGTTAATTTTGCGTGGATGATgaagcttcttcttcttcttcttctttttaacataaaatacttctattattattaattttcatcTCATATTTTacaacaataaaattattaattatttaaaataatcaatatgTTAGGATCAGTTTGAGGTTTCTTAATAGGTGTTTCATGATTGAATGGACAAACGATGAAACTATTATTGATTAAAACGATCAGTCGAATAACTCTATACGATAGTGTGGGAACAATTCAAAATGATGCAGTGAATTTTTAGGTCAAATTGATAAACATATCATGAAACTtagataattaataaatatatatattattaataatctttttgtaaattcttaattttaatataatctctttaatgctttttttaaaattacttaATATCATGAGATATTGTACATAAAAACTAATTTATACACACACAACTCTATATTAAATTTTACAGATAACAACAATAGAtataatatttatcattttaccAAAAATCATATCTGATAATAATGATGTAACtcaaacattttaaattatacagTGACACAAGTGTCATATTCTGATATATAGCTCTTTAGATGTAGACAAGAGTCGTAAATGTTTGAAAATCACGATAATCAAGTACATGAATTTGACTTCGAGTTAAATTATAAGATGTAGATTCTAAAATGTTATAAAAACTATAACTCGTGGTTACGATCGCCATATCTCGGTAGCTCTTATGCATATAACAATTATCGATAATTAATtcagaaaaatatataattccgatcaatatttttatttatttgagattTTGATCATCAGTATTGCAAAATACGTtgttcgtaaaaaaaaaaaaaaaacatgtgaatCGAACCGAACCCAACTTTAATATAGAAACAGCCCAGCCCAATGTATTAGACTCACTTGACACCAAAAACTTTTTCCAATCAACTCTGCCTACATTacattgtttgttttttttattattgtttttatagattAATTTTCTCGTTTATATTTCTACAcggagagaaaattttaaatggatattTTTGGCGTAatagtttttatttataatttgataatatttagaGAAAATTcctatttatgaaaattattaaagtaaataaATACTACATCTAAGAAACTTAAAACTTTATAAATTATTGTTCTTAGCAATATTATTTAGCGACTATTTTATCAAACCATCAGCGACTTTTGTGATGGTTTTGGCTCGAAAAGCGTCTATGTGTTCATATACGATTTTTAGCAAAATGTCGCCCTGTCTCTCAAGTTCGAGACGTTCTTTAAGCCAAAACCATCGCAAACTtgcaacatatttttaaaaagcgTAATTATTTTAGCAATAAACGAAATCCTAATCGTCGCAAATTTCAAATTAGTAATCGTCTAGAGACGGCTTTAATTGTTGCGAAACCgagcattttttttataatacatTATCGTGTTAATCCAAGAATTTATATATTACTCACTCACTGAAAATTAACATATGCAAGTTTCTacgttgttaaaaaaaatatcattatagGACAAATTATACTTGAGAAAAAAAGCCCAAGACTCCGAGTGTCGATGACAACCAGGTCAGTTTTCACGAAACATCACTTGTaagaaaattgtttttttccttttttcgaCCATTTTTCGCCAACGTTTCCCGAGTCTCCCACGCTGCAGAATCTTTATCGTCCATTTCCAACGTAATTTGGCGCCACACTTTCTCTCTCTACAAGCAGCAGCATGAATATCGGAACCCTACCTCGCGACTCCTGCCACCCATTATTCCGCCCCCCTGACAAAGTATGGAAACGAAACTTCGTTTTACAGAGGAGCAATCTCCAGATTTTGAACAATAGACCAAACAGAATCGTGATCAGGAAGTGTTTCTCATCAAATGAGGAGAGCATTGCTGAAGTTTCAGCTCGCGGAGAAGCAAAAGGAGAAAGGGCGGATATGGTGGAGAAAATGTTGGAACTGGACGAGATTTCCGAGAAGAAAATCGAAGGATTCTCAGAGAATGAGAGTATGTGGAATCAGTTGATGGAAATCGTCAGGTTCTCTGGACCGGCGGTTGGACTTTGGATTTGTGGCCCGTTGATGAGTTTGATCGATACTGCTGTTATTGGTCAAGGCAGCTCCATCGAGCTTGCTGCTTTAGGTATGCAAATTTTGGCTTCCTTGTTTGTGTTCGTTACTCCTCTGGTTCTGATGTTCATGTTTGCTTGCTAGCAGTTTTAAGTACTTTTTCTGATGAATTTGATGTTCTGGAGCTCTCTAATAATTACATTAGTTTTGTTGTCAAAGTCTGTTTTAATCAAGGCAGGGAAAATCTCTCAGCCTTAAAAAGTGGCGGCTGATTAACGTGCATTCAAATTTGGGGTGGATGATCTATCAGCGTACATATTGGGCGGTTTTTATCTTCGATTGAAGTTTCATGGTTGGTTTCTTGTGTCTGCAGGACCAGGGACAGTGTTTTGTGATTATACTTGCTATGTCTTCATGTTCCTTTCGATTGCTACTTCCAATTTGGTTGCTACATCTCTCGCTAAACAGGTTTTTCGATTGAATGAGGCTActtatcaaatattttagattttatgTAGTTTGAATATAGTACACAATGCTTGAAATCAACTTTTTGTGCAATCTTCGCAAGTGAAGATGAAAAGTTTACTTAACGCATGGTATATGCTTGATTGCAATTAAGTGGTGCAGGACAAACATGAGGTGCAGCATCAGATATCTAGCTTGCTTTTTATTGGATTGGCTAGTGGTTTCCTGATGCTTTTCTTTACAAGATGTTACGGTCAATTAGCGTTAACTGGTAAATGAAATTTGTTCCCTTGTAGCATTTTTCCTCCTTGTTTTACTGTGATTTTGCATTTCATTTGGCTGATGTACATAAATGTTCAGGGTTTGCTGGGGCAACTAATGCAGATATCATAAGCGCAGCAGATACTTACATTCAGGTTTGACCTTTTTGGTGATAAATAAGACCAAATATTTTGTCGATGCGCCTGagtattaaaatagtttttaatGTGATGTTATTACATGTGTTTTGTATTTGTTTTGACTTTGAAGATTTGCTCCTTTTGGACTGAGACTCAGTACTAGTTTGTGTTATGTAGGATGGGGGCATGAGTTCATGTAGTGATGATGTCATGAGTTGTGATACTGATATTAGACtctcaaatatgaaaaaaaaaaaaagccaaatATTTCCCTGTTAAACAATTTCTAAGCATAAAAATGTAAGATTAATTTAATGTGTAGTTTCATTGTAGTTTTGGTGATGGAAGGGTACCATGGACAGATACATTGTGAACGAATCAGGATGTAGAGTCCCGCACTGTCAAATTTTTTGAGCTCTTTGTTTTACCCGTTAAAGTTCTTTTTTATGGTGACTTTAATTTCCATTGTAATTCAAGCAGCAGATTCTATTATAGAGTAATTCACAAATAAGTGTTCTGCAACCTTGGATTATCACCACATAGTGATGACTTAACTGATTAATAATATCTATAAAATGTTCAGTGATGTTTTGGGAGTTATGGAGGAATgctttatttggcaaaggtttGGGAAAATAAGTTGTGTATGTAGGTGTTTTGAGGGAGACTATTACAAATGTCCCACAtcgaatattaaaattaataaagagTAGCTTATGAGCCTATGATGTTGTACCACCCATTAGTTAAGCCTTTTGGGATGAAACTTCTCTTGTGTTCGTAACATAATATTGCAGCTCTCATTGAGAGTTGGTGTGGCAGAAGAGGCGATCTAGAAAAGGGTTACCATCGGATTAGTGTCgataattgcaaaaaaaaaaagttataaatTGGATTAAGGTGCATCATGCATGTACTGAATATTTAAAGGTGTGAAAGCCGTCTAGAGTAGGCCACCGCGGATGTCGGCTTCTCAATGAGTCGATGATGTTACAAATATACCACATCGAGTAACTTTTACAATATATAATACAAGagcatcatatattaaatatatgagcTCGTGGTGTAATTTTGGGTGTACTTAAAACACCCTTTGTCTTATCAAACTACCATTTTTTTACTATCTGCTAACAGtaacatttttctttatattttattttatctcttaccatttcaatttcaaattttataatttttattttaaaatttaaaaaactacttcattctttattttttacGGAACATCATCCGCTAGTTAAAAACTAATAAAGAGTAGCTTGTAAACCCATGACCTTATACCACTCATTAGACAAACTTTTTGGGATGGAACATTTCTTGATTTTATAACCTAATATCGGTGCTCTCATTGAGAGTCGTCATAGAGGAAAGGACGACCTAGAAAAGGGTTACCATCAGATCAATTTCGATAAGTGCAAAAAAGACAGTGTAGATTTGAAAGGTGTGTGAAAGTCGTCTAGAGTAGGCCGTTGCGGATGACGGCATCTCAAGAGGTCGGCAATGTTACAAATGTCTCAcatcaattattaaaaattaataaagagTAGCTTATAAACACATGTTGTTATGTGACCCATTAGACAAGCTTTTAGAGATGAAACACTCTTGGGTTTATACCTAACAGAGACATTTTTTTTGTAAAGGTCAAATActgtcaaaatttatatcatagTGGTACCTCgccataatataaaattatgtttttaattttgataattttgtgCTTTGGATTAAAACATATGTTGATAATAATAGAACTTGATTTAAAAGTAACGTAACGATCATGTTGGGAGACATGAAAAGGTGGGAAAAATATGTTTTGTGGATAGAGATTGAAAATGAATGATaatttgtgtttttattttGGGAAGGTGAGTGAGGATGAAAACAAAACCATACaaatgcatataattttttttttctttattcattTCCCCTTTTGTTGGTTTATAATCACTATATTTTCCAGATTCGGGGATTAGCATGGCCAGCAGTTCTTATAGGATGGGTTGCGCAAAGTGCAAGGTTCATTACTACCCCTTTATATATCTTTATTGCTGGATATGATATACATGTTCTTTACTCTATTTTTGTTCCTACTGGCCATCGTGGACTTTTTTGTGTCGGTATTTGGAGCTATTTAGGGCGCCTTTATTGTGTTCCTTTTTATTTGTAGAGGCAGTTATTATGTTGTCCTTATTATTCATTGAATACTAATATCTTATCCTAGACTTTTCTTTAATAAATGGCTCACGGTGTGAGCTCTTCTTGCACGTTCTCTTCTTGCATGTTTACCAATGCATTAAAATTATCTGCCGAATTCCCATAGGTGGTAGTggattatcatttaatcattctCCTGGTGATTTTATGTTCTAACTATAATAATTTTCATACGATAACTTTGTACTTGGTGAAATAAACATTAAATAGAGGATCAGGTGTTGAGAGCCTTCAATTTGAATAGAAGAGCTGTACTTCGGTTGATATTGAATTTCTGAATCGATTTTGTATCTTATAATCTACTCACTCGTTCGGAAAAGCTGTGGTGGAAAATCTATTCGATCAAACTTATTCCCTGATATTGGCCAGTTCCTTGAATGTGCTTGCCTTGGTCTCACTTCTTGGTTCACAGTTTGGGAATGAAAGATTCATGGGGACCATTGAAGGCTTTGGCTGTTGCAAGTGTTATAAATGGCGTAGGTGATATAGTTTTATGTAGATTCCTAGGATATGGTATCGCTGGAGCAGCATGGGCAACGATGGTGTCACAGGTTTGATGATCCAGCATTTGTTATCCTAAAAACTCGATGCAAAGGaaataaaaactatataattgaTTTTTCAATTTCATGTGGAATCACTAGAATCACTTctttatgtatatatttcaCACTCGTGGGTTGTGTTGTAGGTTGTCGCTGCTTATATGATGATCGAGGCTTTGAGCAAGAAAGGATATAATGGATTTTCCATCTCTATTCCAAA includes:
- the LOC140983794 gene encoding protein DETOXIFICATION 46, chloroplastic; protein product: MNIGTLPRDSCHPLFRPPDKVWKRNFVLQRSNLQILNNRPNRIVIRKCFSSNEESIAEVSARGEAKGERADMVEKMLELDEISEKKIEGFSENESMWNQLMEIVRFSGPAVGLWICGPLMSLIDTAVIGQGSSIELAALGPGTVFCDYTCYVFMFLSIATSNLVATSLAKQDKHEVQHQISSLLFIGLASGFLMLFFTRCYGQLALTGFAGATNADIISAADTYIQIRGLAWPAVLIGWVAQSASLGMKDSWGPLKALAVASVINGVGDIVLCRFLGYGIAGAAWATMVSQVVAAYMMIEALSKKGYNGFSISIPKPDELLQIFMLAAPVFVTMTSKVAFYSLLVYFATSLGTQAVAAHQVMIQVYCMCTVWGEPLSQTAQSFMPELLYGTNRSLAKARTLLKSLFIIGVVTGVILGIIGTLVPWLFPKIFSSDPAVIQEMHKVLIPYFIALCITPSTHSLEGTLLAGRDLKFISMSMTGIFCSGTLLLLIVRNSGYGLTGCWFALVAFQWSRFLIALRRLTTPEGVLYSEDMSRYQLGEVKTA